The stretch of DNA GCGCGATGGGCCCAAGACTTATGGTTTAACTTCCACGCCGCGCCAGAAAGCGACGTAATGAGCAATCTCCTGCGCAGCCTCTTTCGGTTCGGGATAGTACCACGCCGCGTCCTTATTGACGTGCTCGCCAACCACCACGTCGTAGTAACTGGCCACACCTTTCCACGAACAGACAGTATGAGTGTCGCTGTGTCGCAGGTAGGCCATGTTGACGGAATCCGGCGGAAAATAGTGGTTCCCTTCGACGATGCGCGTCTCGTCGCTTTCAGCCAGGACGACTCCTTGCCAGATTGCTTTCATGATCCTCCTCCCCTGCTAGGCAGTGAGCTCCGCCAAGTCGTTCAGCACTTCCTCGGCGTGCGTTTCTGGTTTGACGTTCTCATAGATTTTGGCGATCTTGCCCTTCGGGTTGATCAGGAACGACGTGCGATGCGTGCCCATGACTTCCCGTCCCATAAATTTTTTCTTGCCATACACGCCGTACTCATGAACCAGTTTCTTCTCAGCGTCAGCCAGAAGCGTGAAGGGCAGATGATATTTCTCAGCGAACTTGCTGTGGCTCTTGACCGAATCCGTGCTGACACCAAAAACCTTGACGTTCAGTTGCTCAAAGCGCGGAAACTGATCGCGTATGGCGCAGGCTTCTTTGGTGCAGCCGGGTGTATCGTCTTTGGGATAGAAGTAGAGCAGCACCCATTGTCCCCGATAGTCCGACAGGGTGTGCATGGTTCCATGTTGATCGGGCAAACGAAAATTAGGAGCTTTATCACCGATGTTCAGTTTCATAGGCGCATGAGCATATCCTGAAGATTGACTTCTTGCCAAGAGTTGTGTACATCTGACCGGCAAGCCGTAGGTAAAAGCCAAATACATTCGGAGGAATTGCCCATGAGCTTACGCACGCCACAAAGGATGCAAACCGGGGAGCGCGCCTGCGCGCGTGCCTATGTGGCCTTCAAAAGCACGCACGATGCGTGCGCTCCCAGT from Blastocatellia bacterium encodes:
- a CDS encoding DUF427 domain-containing protein, with the translated sequence MMKAIWQGVVLAESDETRIVEGNHYFPPDSVNMAYLRHSDTHTVCSWKGVASYYDVVVGEHVNKDAAWYYPEPKEAAQEIAHYVAFWRGVEVKP
- the bcp gene encoding thioredoxin-dependent thiol peroxidase translates to MKLNIGDKAPNFRLPDQHGTMHTLSDYRGQWVLLYFYPKDDTPGCTKEACAIRDQFPRFEQLNVKVFGVSTDSVKSHSKFAEKYHLPFTLLADAEKKLVHEYGVYGKKKFMGREVMGTHRTSFLINPKGKIAKIYENVKPETHAEEVLNDLAELTA